In Ascochyta rabiei chromosome 18, complete sequence, one DNA window encodes the following:
- a CDS encoding Rhamnogalacturonan hydrolase encodes MHFSSLLVAAVAVLPTAVFGQLSGKVGPLTTHAAKTAKKTCNVLKYGGKADKSTDLGPALLSAFAACKTGGTVVVPSGDYAMKTWATFEGGKAWALQLDGVIYRTGTDAGNMLFIRNANDFEMFSSTGKGAVQGLGYEDHKNGKRNGARLLRVEKTNNFSVHDIILVDAPMFHFVMNTVTNGEAYNMAIRGGDWGGLDGVDIVGTNVWVHDIMVTNKDECVTVKSPSTNLLIENIYCNWSGGCGMGSLGADTAISKIQYKNIYTWKSNQMMMIKANGGSGYVEDVLFENFSGHGNAYAFNIDQYWASMSAIAGNGVQLSNITAKNWRGTQANGAQRGPVKVVCADTAPCTDINVSDINMWTETGNKNINLCRSGHGSGACLKSGTGAYAQITQTVTTAPTAYSAASMKENLQTAFGTASSIPIPTLPASYYPNTPPFSKLASQ; translated from the exons ATGCATTTTTCGTCACTTCTCGTAGCGGCCGTTGCCGTTCTCCCTACCGCCGTCTTCGGCCAGCTTTCGGGCAAAGTTGGTCCCTTGACAACCCACGCTGCCAAAACCGCGAAGAAGACTTGCAATGTCTTGAAGTATGGTGGCAAGGCTGATAAAAGCACTGATCTTGGCCCTGCTCTTTTGAGTGCCTTTGCGGCTTGCAAGACAGGCGGCACTGTTGTTGTCCCTTCTGGTGACTATGCTATGAAGACGTGGGCTACGTTCGAAGGCGGCAAGGCGTGGGCTCTGCAGCTTGATGGTGTTATCTACCGTACTGGTACCGATGCTGGAAACATGTTGTTCATTCGCAACGCGAACGACTTCGAGATGTTCAGCAGCACCGGCAAGGGTGCTGTACAAG GTCTTGGATATGAGGACCACAAGAACGGCAAGCGCAACGGTGCTCGCCTCTTGCGTGTCGAGAAGACCAACAACTTCTCTGTGCACGATATCATCCTTGTCGACGCCCCGATGTTTCACTTTGTTATGAACACCGTCACCAACGGCGAGGCCTACAACATGGCCATCCGTGGTGGTGACTGGGGTGGCCTTGATGGTGTCGACATCGTCGGTACGAATGTCTGGGTCCACGAC ATCATGGTCACAAACAAGGACGAATGCGTAACCGTCAAGTCGCCCTCGACCAACCTGCTCATCGAGAACATCTACTGCAACTGGTCGGGCGGCTGCGGCATGGGCAGTCTTGGCGCCGACACGGCCATCTCTAAGATCCAGTACAAGAACATTTACACGTGGAAGTCGAACCAGATGATGATGATCAAGGCCAACGGCGGCTCTGGTTACGTTGAGGATGTGCTCTTCGAGAACTTCTCCGGCCACGGCAACGCATACGCCTTCAACATCGACCAGTACTGGGCGTCCATGAGCGCCATCGCTGGCAACGGCGTGCAGCTCAGCAACATCACGGCCAAGAACTGGCGCGGCACGCAGGCCAACGGCGCCCAGCGCGGGCCCGTCAAGGTCGTGTGTGCCGATACGGCGCCTTGCACCGATATCAACGTGTCGGACATCAACATGTGGACCGAGACGGGCAACAAGAACATCAACCTTTGCCGCTCTGGCCATGGATCTGGAGCCTGCTTAAAGAGCGGAACTGGTGCGTATGCACAGATTACCCAGACTGTTACCACCGCGCCTACTGCCTACTCGGCGGCCAGCATGAAGGAGAACTTGCAGACGGCGTTCGGTACTGCAAGCAGCATTCCTATCCCGACTCTTCCTGCCAGCTACTACCCCAACACGCCGCCTTTCAGCAAGCTTGCTAGCCAGTAA